CTTGACCGGCATCTTGCCGAAGCGGGCGAAGAGATACTCGACGTTGAGCTTGGCAAAGAGGTTCCAGCTGAGAATCGTCGAGAACGCGAACATGAGCAGGCAGATGGCGACGAACGAGTTTCCGAAGGTCGACCCGAAGAACGTGCCAAACGCAAGCTGCGCCATGTTGGTCTTGTCGATGCCCTCGGCCAAGCCCGTCGCGTCAACGGAAAGCGGACCGCCCACGTAGAGGACGGAGATAACGACGAGCGCCGTCATGGTGACGACCACGAAGGTGTCGATGAAGACACCGATCATGGCAACCGTGCCCTGATGATGCGGGTCCTTGACGTCGGCGAGCGCATGCGCGTGGGGCGTGGAGCCCATACCGGCCTCGTTGGAGAACAGGCCACGCTTTGCTCCCTGGCTTATCGCGGCGATGATGCCAAAGGTCACGCCACCGACCTCGGCCTGCGGGTTGAATGCGCACTGGAAGATGAGCGCGAAGGCACCCGGCAGGTTCTGGATGTTGAGAACGAGAATGACAAGACCACCGATGAGATAGATGATGGCCATGATGGGAACGAGCTTCTCGGTAACGGATGCGAGACGCTGCACGCCGCCAAGAAAGACGAGACCCGCAAAGAAGACGATGAGCAGGCCCATGACCCAGGTGGGGATGCCAAAGGCAGTGTTGCAGGTAGCGGCAATCGAGTTGGACTGGACCATGCAACCCATGAAGCCGAGAGCCAGAATGATGGAGACGGCAAAGAAGCCCGCGAGGAACTTGCCACCCGCGCCCGTGAAGGCCTTGGTGATGTAGTAGACCGGACCACCATGGACGGTGCCGTCCTCGTCGACCTCACGTGTCTTCTGGGCGAGCACGGCCTCCGCATAGTTAGTCGCCATGCCGAGGAAGGCGATGAGCCACATCCAGAAGATGGCACCCGGACCGCCAATCAAGATGGCGCCGCAAGCGCCCACGATGTTGCCCGTGCCAACCTGTGCGGCAACGGCCGTGGCAAGCGCCTGGAACGAGCTGATGCCGCTCTTCTTCTTGCCACCGAAGAGATTGAACTCCCCGAAGACACGGCGCATGCCCTCGCCGAAGAAGCGTATCTGCACGAACTTCGTGCGGATGGTGAAGACGAGGCCCATGGCCACGAGCAAGATGATGAGCACGTAGTTAGACAGATAGGTGTTGATGGTTACGACGATGTCGTATAGGACGTCCATAAGAAAAACCCTCCCTTGCACAATAAAACAGCGCTGCCAGAGAAGGTCAAAAATGTGCCTCTGTCCTTTTGCCTGAGAGTTTCGGTCCTTACGGACCTTGCACCTTCGGCACTCATTTAAGAGATTCTCCAGAGTTTTCTCCACTCCCGGTCTCGCGCCTGGGCGGGATTCCGGAAGCTTCGCAGAAAAACACAGCGGCGAGATTATGGGGCAAGATCGTCGTCCGTGCAAGGGGTATTTTGTCCATCGGACAAGATACACGCCGTGGAACAGAATGAGACAGTTGCTCAGGGACGTTGTCTCATTTTCAAAATGAGACAACGTCCCTGAGCAACTGTCTCATTCTGCATTGAGCCGCCCGGTCGTTTATCATGGATGCGATGCACCACGAAACCAGATGATGGGATGTCGTACGATGAAGCTCTTGCTTGCCGAGGACGAGCGGCGCATGGCAGAGGCGCTCCTGGAGCTGTTGCGCCAAGAGGGCTATGACGTTGACTGGTTTGCCAATGGCACCGAAGCGCTACTGGCAGCCCAGGCAAACGTCTACGATGCCCTCATCCTCGACGTGATGCTTCCCGGATCCGACGGCTTTGCCATCACGAGCGCCCTGCGACGCGAGGGCATCTCCACCCCCATCCTCATGCTCACCGCCCGTGGAGAGCTCGAGGACAAGGTGCAGGGACTCGATAGCGGGGCCGATGACTACCTCACCAAGCCGTTTCTCACCGAGGAACTGCTCGCGCGCCTGCGCGCCCTCGTGCGCCGCGGCAGCGGTTTGAATGACGACGCGCAGCTTTCCGGCGGTGACATCGCCCTTGATGAAACAACGTTTACCCTACGCAATGTCCATACCGGCGAGAGCGTGCGACTTGGCGACAAGGAGTTTCGCATCCTCGAGTACTTCCTGCGCAACCGCGGACGCATACTCACGCGCGACCAGCTCGCGCAACGCGTCTGGGGCTACGACAGCGACGCAGAGTACAACAAGATCGAGGTCTACCTCACCTTCACGAGAAAGAAGCTCGCGTTCATCGGGTCGGCCTCGAAAATCAAGGCCGTGCGTGGCGTGGGCTACGAGCTTCAGCTTCCGCCTGAGGTGCACTCATGAAGACGTCCTCACTGTTCGCGCAATCCCGTCGCCGCATCATCGCCGCCATCATGGCCGTACTCGTGACGCTCTTCGTCGCCACGCTCGCCGCCATCTACGCGTTCAGCTATGCCGAGGTCTATGATCGCAACACGCACATGCTCGAAAGCTACGCGGCAAACTACCAGGCTAACCGCCTTCCCTCCGGATTCGTACGACCTGATAATCTGCGGCAACGCCAATTTGAAAGCCCCTCCTCCTCGGCACCGTTTTACGCCGTGCTCTTCGATGCCAATGGACTAGTGGTATCCGTGGAAAGCATCAATGCAGACGGTTACACGGTTAGCGACCTCGTCGGCTTTGCCCATAACGCGCTTGACAGGAACGAACGCAGCGGGCTCGAGGGTTCGCTCATGTTCGCCGTTGAGCGCACCGCAGGATATACGCTCGTCGCGTTCATGGATAACACTCTCGTGACCGAGAGCATGGGGACGCTCTTTCGATACACGCTCATCGTGGGGCTCGTCATGCTTGTCCTGCTCTTCTTCGTGGCCCGTTGGCTTGCCGGACGCATCGTACGGCCCATGCAGCAGGCCTACGAAGCGCAGCGTCGCTTCATCTCGGACGCGGGGCATGAGCTCAAGACGCCCGTCGCAGTGATGGAGGCAAACGCCGAGCTTCTCCAACGCGAGGTGGGCGATAACCCCTGGCTTGCGAACATCCGCCATGAAAACGAGCAGATGGGCGTGCTCGTGACACAGCTTCTGGAGCTCGCTCGCACCGAAAGCAACGCGATGACGCGCGAGAAGGTAGACCTGAGCCGCCTTGTCGAGGCCGAATGTCTCTCTCATGAGCCCGTCGCCTTCGAGCGTGACATGCAGCTCGAAAGCAAGATTTCGGACGGTGTCGAGGTCAAGGGCAACGCGCCCGAGCTCTCGCGCCTCGTCGCCATACTGCTCGACAATGCCATAAGCCATGGAGCGGCAAACACGACAGTGGAGCTAACGCTTGCTCGCGCCGGAGCCAGCGCGCAAATTTCGGTGGGCAACGCGATAGAGCCCGAAGACACCGAGCGCCTGAAAGATGCCAAGCTCTTCGAACGCTTTACGCGCGGTGATGAGGCCCGCACGAACGAGGTGGCCGATAACGCAAGCTCGCATTACGGACTCGGCCTTGCCATCGCGCAAAGCATCGTCAATGCACACGGCGGGACAATTGACGTCAGCCTCGACGAACAAGCTCCCTCCATCACCTTCACGGTACGTATCCCCACGAAGTAACGAAATCGCACGGTTCGCGAGGGTTCAATCTTCATTCAATCTTGCATCCCTATCATCTCCTCCCGAAGGCACGGGGAGGAAGACACGATGATAACGAGCGTATTCAAACGACGTGAGAAAAAGTACCTGATAGATGCAACGCAAAGACAAGCAATCGAGGCGGCGGCCCGACGCTTCATGACGCCGGACGATTACGGATACACGCTCATCACGAGCGTATATCTCGACACGCCCGACCGTTCGATTATCGCGCGGTCACTGGAAAAGCCCGTGTACAAGGAGAAACTGCGCATACGAGCCTATGGGCAGGAAGATGGCACAGCCCTCGTCTTCCTATGCCAACACGGCCTTATCGCCGCGCGAGCCTTCTACGGTGACATGCTCCTCGCGATTCCCGTCTTCTTCGAGCTCAAGAAGAAGTACAAGGGCATCGTCTACAAGCGACGCGTGCGCATGTCGCTCATGGGCGCATGGGCATTCGCACACGGTGCCTCCTACGAGGCGGCGATGACGACGTATCCGCTTGCGTGTGTCAAGGGGTCTGACCCCCTGACACATCACCCCACGACTGCCAGTGGGACAAATGACCTGTCCATTTGTCCCAGTTCGATCGACGTACAGATCGCCCACGAGATAGAGGCGACGCTCGGTCGCTACGACGGACTCGAGCCATCCGCGGCCATACTCTGCTGGCGTGTGGCCTGGGCTCCCCAAGGCGAAGCCAATGAGCCTCGCATCACCTTCGATGACGAGCTTTGCTACGTCGACCTCGCGGCAGATGATTCGGTCACCCATCCCATTCTCGAACCCATCACCTCGATCATGGAAATCAAGGCGAGCGTAGCGCTCCCCCAGTGGCTCACCGATACCCTGAGCTCGCTACACGTCTACCCCCAATCGTTTTCGAAATACGGCGCGGCCGCCTGCATGTCCGCCGCGCATCATGAGGAAAGGAAATCCGCTCATGCTTGATTCCGCTCTCACGTCCATTTACGCCAACTCGCAGTCGCTCGCATCGCAGGTGACCTCGGGCGAGTTCCTTATCTGCTGCCTCGCCTCCATCGTGCTTGGCATCGTCTGCGCGCTCGTCTACATGTTTCGCCACGACCACAGCAAGAACTTCGTGGTGACGCTTGCCCTGCTCCCGCTTATCGTCCAGATGGTGATCACGCTGGTAAACGGTAACTTGGGCGTAGGCATCGCCGTCATGGGCGTGTTCAACCTCGTACGATTTCGCTCGATCCCCGGCAGTGCCAAGGACATCGGAAGCGTGTTCCTCGCCATGGCCATCGGCCTTGCCACCGGCATGGGATTCATCATTCTCGCCATCGTGTTCACGGCGATCGTGGCGATCGTGAACGTCATCTATGTGATGACACCCTTTGGCAAACCGCACGAACCTGACAAGATGCTGCGCATCAGCATCCCCGAGGACCTCGAGTATAATGGTGTCTTCGAGGAAGCCCTCGGGCGGTACGCCACCGAATACAAGCTCATGAACGTGCAGACGACGAACATGGGAAGCCTGTTCCAGCTCGAGTACATGCTGCGTCTCAAGGAGCAAGGGCTCGAGAAGGCGCTCATCGACGAATTGCGTTGCCTCAACGGCAACCTGAAGATCTCCCTCGGCTACGCGCCGAAGACCCAGGAGGTGCTCTAGATGAAAAAGGTAATCGCCGCCCTGACGAGCGTGATGCTCGTCATCGCCCTCGCCGGTTGCTCGGCATCCGGAACGGGCCAGAATCAGCAATCCGAAAGCCCGAGCGACAAGATGGCCAAAGAGGAGCTCCGCTTCACCGACCGTGATCTCGACCCCAGCTACGACGAGGCAAGCGCGACCAAAATCGTGCTTGACGGCTCGGGTGCCTCCGTCACGGGCGAAGGCGCCACAGCCGACGGATCGACCGTCACCATATCGGCCGATGGAACCTATGTCGTCTCTGGCACGCTGGCCGATGGCCAGATCGTGGTGAGCCTGCCGGGTGACGAAGACAAGGCGCAAATCGTGCTCGACGGCGTCACCATCCACAACGAGGACGGTCCCGCCATTCAGGTCGACCAGGCCGACAAGGTCTTCCTCACGCTTGCCGACGGTTCGACCAACGCGCTTTCGGACGGAACGAGCTACGCCCTTGCCGAGGGAGAGGACGAGCCGTACGCCACACTGTATTCCAAGGATGACCTGACCATCAACGGCTCGGGCGCGCTCCAGGTAACCGGCAACTATCGCCATGGCATCGCTTCCAAGGACGACATGGTCATCACCGGCGGCACCATCAGCGTCACGAGCGCCGAGGATGCCGTGCGCGGCAACGACGCCGTCGAGATTGGCGGAGGAAACATAACCGTGAACGCGGGAGATGACGCGTTTCACTCGGAATACCTGTTCTACATCGCGGACGGCACGGTAAGCGTGGAAAGCTGCGTGGAGGGATACGAAGCCGAGAAGATCCTCGTGCATGGCGGCGAGACCAGCATCGTGGCAAGCGATGACGGCGTAAACGCATCGGCCGCCGAGGATTCGACGACCACGGGCGACGCGTCGCAAGGGGCAGCGTCTCAGGACAATCAACCGCCCGCCATGCCCCAGGGTGAAGAGCCGCCCCGGGACGGAACGACCCCACCCGATAGGCAAGGCGGCAAGCCTCAAGACGGGACTGGCCCCGGCCGACAGGGAGGCGCCATGGCGATGCCCGGCGCAAGCGAGGAATGCCTCATCCAGATCAACGGCGGCACGCTTGTCGTGAACGCCGGCGGTGATGGCCTGGACTCCAATGGCTACATCGAGATCAACGGCGGAACCGTGTTCGTGAACGGTGCTTCGAACTCCGACGACAGCGGCCTGGACTACGAGTACGAGGCGACCGTCAACGGCGGCAACGTCATCCTCATGGGTAGCGCCGCCATGGCCGAGGACTTCACCGGTGGCCTGCAAGCGCACCTCATGGAGCGCACGAGCGGAAGCGCAGGCTCGACCGTCGAGGTCATGGACGCGTCTGGTGCCGTCATCGTCTCCTACGTCTCCCCCAAGGCCTTCCAGGCGGTAACCGCCTCGGCCCCAGGATGTGCGAGCATCGCTGTGCGATGAGAGGTAATGAGACAAAAGTGGCCGGGCCACTTTTGTCTCATTACTGCACCTTGCGGATGACGAGCGCATCATCCGATGTGCTCACACGCAGACCACCGGAGGTCTCGGTCGTGAAGCCCTCGTCCTCCATCCCGTCGAGGACCCGATCAATCTGACCGGCCTCGAGACGCGCATCGGGATTGACCACAAGCAAGCAGGCACGCATCACACGACGAGCCATGGATCGATCGATCGAGCGCAGCGCCTCGGCTGGCATAGACGCGGTCTCGCCATCCCACGTAAGCGTCCGGTAGGCAATCGAATCCGCCTGACACCGCAGCGCCTCATCCTCATCGGCAATGAGGTCCATGGTCTGGGCAAGCGAACCTTCGAACCCCGGGCGCAGCTCGCGAAGCACGGGGATGAGTTCGCGCCGCACGCGGCTGCGGAAGTTATCACCCGTGAGATTCGTCTCGTCCTCGCGCCAAAGCCCCTCGTCTGCCGTGTCCGAATGGCGCTTCCTCAGCCAATCGCGCAGCTGCTCGCGCGATGCGTCGAGCAATGGACGACGTAGATTGCCGCGGACACGCGGGATGGACGCAAGACCCCCGGGGCCCGTTCCCACGAGAGCGCGCATGAAGAATGTCTCGACGCGATCGTCAATCGTATGCGCGGTGCAGATGAGCCCGTCCTTGGCACCCACCCGAGCGCAAGCGCGATCCAGCGCCAAAGACGCCAGGCGATAGCGCTCCTCACGTGCGATGGCCTCCATCCCTCCCCTGCGGGCCTGTGACAGTGCGCCTATGTCCACGCGCTGCACCTCGCAGGGTACGTCGAGCTTCTCGCAAAGCTCGCGCACGAAGCGTTCGTCACCATCGGAATCCTCGCCGCGCAGCATATGGTTCACGTGCAGGACAAAGGGGGCAACGCAATCGGGAGCAGGCAACGAGTCCGCAAGCATCGCGAAAAGCTCATCATCGGAGCCTTCGCCTGCAACATACGCGCAGACGAGCTCGAGCAAGGCCGTGGAATCCGAGCCACCCGAAACCATGAGCAGCACGGGAATCTTTGCCTGCGCTTCGGCCATGCCTACCCCCAGAACCGGCTGGAGTTCTCGAGCCTCGCGGTCGGACGCCTGCGCGTGTGCACGCTGATGTTCGCGAACTGCAGCACGATCAGAATGAGCAGCAGGCACATCTCGGCCAGATAGGTGATGACAGCGCCCATGAGACCGATGGAGTTGATAAGCGCAAACGAGGCAATGAGCGAGAACGCGAACGTGATGAGATAGAGCTTCACGACGCTGTTCTGACGGCGCTGAACGGTGATGATCTGATAGATGAAGTCGATGGCCGCCGTAATGCCACCGGCAACGATCATGAGGTTCATGAGGACCCTGAACTGCTCGAAGTCCGTGTTGTACAGCACGCTCATGATCGGAATGCCAATCCAGTTCATGATGATGAGGTTGAAGACGGTGATGGCGATAATCGCGCCGAACACCGCCATCATGATGATATTGAACGTGCGACGCTCGTCGGGATTCTCCCAGGCTGCGGCCAAACGCAACAGCAGCGGCTTGTAGAGCAGACTTGCCGTGAGCAAGATGCCCTGCGCAGGAAAGTAGAGCACGTTGAAGTACAGCTGATTATCGTAGGACAGCGGACCTTCCATCATGAACTTGGGCATATTGTCGATGAGGCAGTAGAGGAACAACGCGACGAAGACGGGAAAGCAGCGCTTGAAGAGGTTGATGACGCCCTTCATGTCCCAGCGGCGCGACTTGGGCGTCTCCATATAGGCGAGCGGAATCGTGAGCACCAACAGACTTGCCGCAGCAACGACCGCCATGACAATGCACGAAAAACCCAGGTTGCGCGTGATGAAGAGCACGATGCTGAACACGATGAGCACGACGGCGCTTCGGAAGGCCTGCGAAATACCCGCGAGATACATCTTGTCGACTTGCTGCAAGCGCCCTTCGTAGACATCGGCCAACGCATCGACCATGCGATACAGATACACGCCCATGCTGATGACGAGCATGTCGGACTCATAACCGCGGATGCAGCAATACACATAGCCCACGACAACCATAAGAATGCAGGTGAGTATGCGATTAATTTGATAATCCGCAAAGGAATGGTCCTCGTCGATGTCCGACACCTGGTAGGTACGCACACCGTAATTGCCGATAATCATCAATAAGGTGCCGGTCACAAAGGCAAGCGAGAAGATGCCGGCCTGGTCGGCGCCGACGAGCTGCGTGATGACGATGGTGAGCAGCGGAAACACGACGCCCCATACGCCGATGCCGACGCTATTGAAGATGAAGTCGCGCGTGGTCTGATGGGGAGAGTATTGCTCTTCCTGGCTTGTAAGCGAGCGCTGCGAGGCCGCGCCGACGAGACGGTCGATCCAATGATTCACCAGTCGTGCGATTGCGCCTTGCTTGCGCGCTTTGTTGGGCCTTCGATCCATAGCGCGATTATAATATCGCATAAGACGAACGTCATCCGGGGAGGCATCATGGCCGATACCATCACGCAAGAGCCCGTTTCGTTTCCAAGCACCGATGGCGAGACGACCATCCACGGCTATATCTGGCGCGACGAGGACTGTACCAGTCCCCGCGGCGTCGTCCAGATTGCCCATGGCATGGCCGAGCACATCGAGCGCTACGACGACTTCGCGCGTTTTCTGGCCGGCAAGGGTTTCATCGTCGGGGGCTACGATCACCTCGCCCATGGTGATAGCGTCTCGCAATCCACGTCTTGGGGCGAGCTTGACCCGCGCAACGGCGCAAATCACCTCATAGAGGACGTGCATCGCATGCGCTCCTCCATGCTGGCACATACGCCGGCGGACCTTCCCTATTTTGTCTTCGGCCATTCGATGGGAAGCTACGTTATACGCGATTACATTGCGCGGCATGGCGAGGGACTGGCCGGTGCCATACTCTGTGGCACGGGTTATGTCGCGCCCCTTGTCTCGAAGGCAGGAAATATGCTCTCCCGCGCCATAGCTGCCGTCCGTGGCAAAGGCTACGAGAGCAAGTTCCTGGATTCTATGGCCGCAGGCGGCTTCAACAAGGTCATCGACGATCCGCGCACGGAGGCGGATTGGATTTCCGCAAACGAGGAAAACGTCGACCGCTACCTCGCCGACGAGAAGTCCGGCTTCATGTTTCCCGCTGGTGGCTATGCGACGCTCACGGCGCTCACGCTCGAGGCGTGCAGTCCCGGAGCCTTCCGGGCGATTCCGCGGGACCTGCCCCTGCTCTTCGTAGCCGGTGCCGAAGATCCCGTAGGCTCGATGGGAGAAGGCGTCAGGAAGGTCGCCGAGATGGCACGCGAGGCCGGCGTGCAGGATGTCGAGGTACGCATCTACGAGGGCATGCGTCACGAAATCTTGAACGAGAGGGACGCGCAACTCGTCTATGACGACGTGGCAACATGGCTCGACGAACATCTGGATGGAGGTGCCCAGTGACCGGCAAATACGTCATCGCCCTCGACCAGGGCACGACCTCCTCGCGCTCCGTCCTCATCGATCATGAAGGTCGCTCGGTCGACTCCATCCAGCGCAAATTCCCCCAGATATATCCTCAACCAGGATGGGTCGAGCAGAATCCCCAGGAGATTATCTTCTCGCAATTGGGCTCGATGACCGACCTGATTACGTCTCATGCGCTGGAGGCAGACGATATAGATAGCATCGGTATCACCAACCAACGCGAAACCACGATCGTGTGGGACCGCGAGACGGGACGCCCCATCGCAAACGCCATCGTATGGCAATGCCGTCGTACTGCCCCCATCATCGCCGACCTCTGCTCGGACCTGGCCGTATGCGACAGAATCGAACTCGTCACCGGTCTGCATCCAGACGCGTACTTTTCGGCAAGCAAGATCAAGTGGCTTCTCGATAACGTACCAGGCGCACGTAAGCTTGCCGAAGACGGTCAACTGCTCTTTGGCACTGTCGACTGCTGGCTCATCTGGAATCTCACGGGCCGTAAAGTGCACGCAACCGACGTCACCAACGCAAGCCGCACCATGCTCTACGACATACACAAGAGTTGCTGGGACAAGGAACTGCTCGAGCTTTTCGACATTCCCGAGCACATGATGCCCGAGGTGCGTCCGAGCGCAAGCTTCTTTGGCGAGACCGACTACCCAAACATCCCCGCCGGCATTCCCATATGCGGCGTTGCGGGCGACCAGCAAGCAGCACTCTTCGGGCAATGCTGCTTCGAGGCAGGCCAGGCCAAGAATACCTACGGCACGGGCTGCTTCCTGCTGCTGCATACGGGCGAAATGCCCGTCTCGTCGAGAAACGGCCTCGTCACGACCATCGCGGCATCCGCTCCCAACGTAGCGCATACCGAATACGCTCTTGAGGGCAGCGTCTTCATGGCCGGCGCGCTCATCCAGTGGCTCATCGACGAACTCGGCATCGCGCAGACTCCCGCCGAGACACAGCAGCTCGCCGAAAGCATCCCCGACACGGGCGGCGTCTACATCGTTCCCGCGTTCACGGGCCTCGGCGCACCCTATTGGGAGCCCGATGCGCGCGGCGCCATCTATGGGCTCACACGTGGGGCCGGTCGCGCGCATATCGCCCGTGCAGCGCTCGAAGCGCTCGCGTATCAGGTACACGACCTTGCCGTTGCCATGCAAGCAGATGCGGGCCTCAAGATCAGGCAGCTCAACGTCGACGGTGGCGCCTCGGCAAATGACTTTCTCATGCAGTTCCAAAGCGACATCCTGCAAACGCAGATCCATCGCCCCGCGAACATCGAGTCAACGGCGCTTGGCGCGGCATACTTGGCGGGGCTTACCAATGGGTTCTGGAATGGCACCGAGGAGTTGCGCGCCATGCGCATGACGGACAGCGTCTTTGACCCGCAGATGCGGCCGGCCTACGCCAACGAGCTCCTCCGTGGCTGGCGCGAAGCGGTGAGGAGAACGTGCTGAGGAGGAGATTTCTCGACTACGGGGCTTCGCCCCTCCGCTCGAAATGACAGGGAGGGGTTCCGGCCCCTCGCTCGAGATGACAGGGGCAAAACAAAAGGGGCCGCGGCGTTATGCCACGGCCCCTCGCTTCGGGGAGGAAGCTAATACCTGCTACTTGTTCGCA
This window of the Coriobacteriaceae bacterium genome carries:
- the glpK gene encoding glycerol kinase GlpK is translated as MTGKYVIALDQGTTSSRSVLIDHEGRSVDSIQRKFPQIYPQPGWVEQNPQEIIFSQLGSMTDLITSHALEADDIDSIGITNQRETTIVWDRETGRPIANAIVWQCRRTAPIIADLCSDLAVCDRIELVTGLHPDAYFSASKIKWLLDNVPGARKLAEDGQLLFGTVDCWLIWNLTGRKVHATDVTNASRTMLYDIHKSCWDKELLELFDIPEHMMPEVRPSASFFGETDYPNIPAGIPICGVAGDQQAALFGQCCFEAGQAKNTYGTGCFLLLHTGEMPVSSRNGLVTTIAASAPNVAHTEYALEGSVFMAGALIQWLIDELGIAQTPAETQQLAESIPDTGGVYIVPAFTGLGAPYWEPDARGAIYGLTRGAGRAHIARAALEALAYQVHDLAVAMQADAGLKIRQLNVDGGASANDFLMQFQSDILQTQIHRPANIESTALGAAYLAGLTNGFWNGTEELRAMRMTDSVFDPQMRPAYANELLRGWREAVRRTC